The Bacillus vallismortis genome window below encodes:
- a CDS encoding YuiB family protein encodes MISLPVVIISIVLFFVLFFGIGFLLNMLLRMSWIMAVIYPIVCLFIISKEKLISYIQSPGESFAGLFHRIVSLAAADVLILASGLAGAVVSGIAINMLRKRGYQMF; translated from the coding sequence TTGATTAGTCTGCCAGTCGTCATCATCTCAATTGTTCTGTTTTTTGTTTTGTTTTTTGGAATCGGTTTCTTATTAAACATGCTGCTGAGGATGTCTTGGATTATGGCTGTGATATATCCAATTGTATGCCTTTTCATTATCAGCAAGGAAAAGCTGATCAGCTATATCCAGTCGCCGGGAGAATCATTTGCTGGCCTGTTTCATCGTATCGTATCATTAGCGGCTGCCGATGTGCTGATTTTAGCCAGCGGTTTGGCTGGCGCCGTCGTATCCGGTATCGCGATCAACATGCTTAGAAAAAGAGGATATCAAATGTTTTAA
- a CDS encoding NifU family protein codes for MDFYCYTEYNGFMMTKGANVMTEVEMKEQVQEVLDKLRPFLLRDGGDCELVDIDEGIVKLRLLGACGSCPSSTITLKAGIERALLEEVPGVVEVEQVF; via the coding sequence ATAGATTTTTATTGTTACACTGAATATAATGGTTTTATGATGACGAAAGGAGCGAATGTCATGACTGAAGTTGAAATGAAAGAACAGGTGCAGGAAGTACTGGACAAACTTCGTCCGTTTTTACTTCGTGACGGCGGTGACTGTGAGCTTGTAGACATAGATGAAGGTATCGTTAAGCTTCGTCTTCTAGGCGCATGCGGCAGCTGTCCAAGTTCAACAATTACGCTGAAAGCCGGAATTGAACGCGCTCTTCTTGAAGAAGTGCCGGGTGTCGTTGAAGTAGAACAAGTCTTTTAA
- the guaC gene encoding GMP reductase: MENVFDYEDIQLIPAKCIVNSRSECDTSVRLGGRTFKLPVVPANMQTIIDEKLAIQLAENGYFYVMHRFEPETRIDFMKDMNARGLFSSISVGVKDEEYEFVRQLAEENLTPDYVTIDIAHGHSNAVIEMIQHLKKHLPDSFVIAGNVGTPEAVRELENAGADATKVGIGPGKVCITKIKTGFGTGGWQLAALRWCAKAASKPIIADGGIRTHGDIAKSIRFGATMVMIGSLFAGHEESPGQTIEKDGELYKEYFGSASEFQKGEKKNVEGKKMHVAHKGSIKDTLIEMEQDLQSSISYAGGTKLDAIRNVDYVIVKNSIFNGDKY, encoded by the coding sequence ATGGAAAACGTATTTGATTACGAAGATATTCAGCTAATTCCTGCAAAATGCATTGTGAACAGCCGTTCAGAATGCGATACATCCGTACGTTTAGGCGGACGCACATTTAAATTGCCCGTCGTTCCTGCCAATATGCAGACGATTATAGATGAAAAGCTAGCCATTCAATTAGCCGAAAATGGCTACTTTTATGTGATGCACCGATTTGAGCCTGAAACACGAATTGATTTTATGAAAGATATGAACGCACGCGGATTATTCTCTTCTATCAGCGTGGGCGTCAAAGATGAGGAGTATGAATTTGTCCGCCAGCTGGCAGAAGAAAACCTGACTCCCGATTACGTGACAATTGACATTGCGCACGGTCATTCAAATGCCGTTATCGAAATGATCCAGCATCTCAAAAAACATTTGCCGGACAGCTTTGTCATTGCCGGCAATGTCGGAACGCCGGAAGCGGTCAGAGAGCTTGAAAATGCGGGAGCGGATGCCACTAAGGTCGGCATCGGTCCGGGAAAAGTATGTATTACGAAAATCAAAACCGGCTTCGGCACAGGTGGCTGGCAGTTAGCGGCGCTGCGCTGGTGCGCCAAAGCAGCCAGCAAACCGATTATCGCAGATGGCGGCATCCGCACACATGGCGATATCGCAAAATCAATCAGATTCGGCGCAACGATGGTCATGATCGGTTCACTATTTGCCGGACATGAAGAATCACCAGGCCAAACGATCGAAAAAGACGGAGAGCTCTACAAAGAGTACTTCGGCTCAGCCTCTGAATTCCAAAAAGGCGAAAAGAAAAATGTAGAAGGCAAAAAAATGCACGTGGCGCATAAAGGCTCTATCAAGGATACACTGATTGAAATGGAACAGGATCTGCAATCTTCTATTTCTTATGCAGGTGGAACGAAGCTTGACGCGATCCGCAATGTGGATTATGTGATTGTGAAGAATTCGATTTTTAATGGGGATAAGTATTAA
- a CDS encoding DUF1433 domain-containing protein, protein MKKYIFILMIINIAVGFIMKNINDKNEQPEEVKIAQERMEKFIKANYEGIHNVTFKDKYEIDQMGGILVFGYYNKDTSNKFDGIYDKANDKIEGHTIDAIRKKECRDDDCDY, encoded by the coding sequence ATGAAAAAATACATTTTTATCCTAATGATAATTAATATAGCAGTTGGTTTTATAATGAAGAATATTAATGATAAAAATGAACAGCCAGAAGAGGTAAAGATTGCTCAAGAACGAATGGAGAAATTTATCAAAGCAAATTATGAAGGAATACATAACGTTACATTTAAAGATAAATACGAAATAGATCAAATGGGTGGAATATTGGTATTTGGCTATTACAACAAAGATACATCTAATAAATTTGACGGTATTTACGATAAGGCAAATGACAAAATCGAAGGACATACCATAGATGCGATAAGAAAAAAAGAATGCAGAGACGATGATTGTGATTACTAA
- a CDS encoding NupC/NupG family nucleoside CNT transporter translates to MSVLWGLLGAVAIIAIAFLFSEKKSNIKIRTVIVGLCIQVAFGYIVLKWEAGRAVFLWFSSRVQLLIDYANEGISFIFGPLLKVGDSPAFALSVLPVIIFFSALIAVLYHLKIMQLVFRVIGGGLSKLLGTSKTESLAASANIFVGQSESPLVIRPLIAGLTRSELFTIMTSGLSAVAGSTLFGYALLGIPIEYLLAASFMAAPAGLVFGKLIIPETEKPQTVKSDFKMDEGEGAANVIDAAAKGASTGLQIALNVGAMLLAFVALIAVVNGVLGGVFGLFGLKGVTLESILGYVFSPIAFLIGVPWHEALQAGSYIGQKLVLNEFVAYSNFGPHIGEFSKKTATIISFALCGFANFSSIAIMLGTLGGLAPSRRSDIARLGLKAVLAGTLANLLSAAIAGMFI, encoded by the coding sequence ATGAGTGTTCTCTGGGGACTGCTGGGCGCAGTTGCGATCATTGCTATCGCGTTTTTATTTTCAGAAAAGAAAAGCAATATTAAAATAAGAACCGTCATCGTTGGTTTATGCATACAGGTGGCGTTTGGATACATCGTGTTAAAATGGGAAGCGGGACGCGCTGTTTTTTTATGGTTTTCAAGCCGTGTACAGCTTCTGATTGATTATGCGAATGAAGGCATCAGCTTTATTTTTGGACCGCTTCTAAAAGTCGGCGACAGTCCGGCATTTGCCTTAAGTGTACTGCCCGTTATCATTTTCTTCTCAGCACTGATTGCCGTTTTATATCACTTGAAAATCATGCAGCTCGTTTTCCGTGTCATCGGGGGCGGATTGTCGAAGCTTCTTGGGACAAGCAAAACGGAATCTCTTGCGGCTTCTGCTAATATTTTTGTGGGACAATCCGAATCTCCATTAGTGATCAGGCCCCTGATTGCCGGTCTGACGCGCTCTGAATTGTTCACGATTATGACGAGCGGTCTATCGGCTGTTGCGGGTTCAACCTTGTTTGGATACGCGCTTCTCGGTATCCCGATTGAATACTTGCTTGCGGCCAGCTTTATGGCTGCTCCGGCTGGCCTTGTCTTTGGTAAATTGATTATACCCGAAACAGAAAAGCCGCAAACCGTAAAAAGCGATTTCAAAATGGATGAAGGAGAAGGCGCAGCCAATGTCATTGACGCAGCTGCAAAGGGAGCGTCAACCGGACTGCAAATTGCCTTAAACGTCGGAGCGATGCTGCTTGCGTTCGTTGCATTAATCGCCGTAGTAAACGGTGTTCTTGGCGGAGTATTCGGCTTGTTCGGCTTAAAAGGTGTCACATTAGAATCCATTCTCGGCTATGTGTTTTCTCCAATCGCCTTTTTAATTGGCGTTCCTTGGCATGAAGCGTTGCAGGCAGGAAGTTATATCGGCCAGAAATTGGTGCTGAATGAGTTTGTCGCTTATTCTAACTTCGGTCCGCACATCGGTGAGTTTTCTAAGAAAACCGCTACGATTATCAGCTTCGCGTTATGCGGATTCGCCAATTTTTCATCAATTGCGATTATGCTTGGTACGCTTGGCGGTTTAGCGCCTAGCCGCCGTTCGGATATCGCGCGCCTCGGCCTGAAGGCTGTTCTTGCGGGAACATTAGCCAATCTGCTCAGCGCAGCCATTGCCGGCATGTTTATATAA
- a CDS encoding iron-sulfur cluster assembly accessory protein — protein sequence MSNPVTITEAAALHIKDMMKEHEEENALLRVGVKGGGCSGLSYGMGFEHEKGEKDSVFEEHGITVLVDKDSLDIMNGTIIDFKQSMLGGGFTIDNPNAIASCGCGSSFRTATNAGKPEEC from the coding sequence ATGAGCAACCCGGTAACAATTACAGAAGCAGCTGCTTTGCATATAAAAGATATGATGAAAGAGCATGAAGAAGAAAACGCGCTTTTACGAGTAGGCGTAAAAGGCGGCGGCTGCAGCGGCCTTTCATACGGTATGGGCTTTGAACATGAAAAAGGTGAAAAAGACAGTGTATTTGAGGAACATGGCATCACTGTTCTCGTTGACAAGGACAGCCTTGATATCATGAACGGCACCATCATTGATTTTAAACAATCCATGCTTGGCGGCGGTTTCACCATCGACAACCCAAATGCCATCGCCTCATGCGGCTGCGGTTCTTCGTTTAGAACAGCGACGAATGCTGGTAAGCCTGAAGAGTGCTAA
- a CDS encoding lipase, translating to MSENINVPKISDRDYFYISQISYDYETIKNHLKTQKPLKLKSSSRWYVDQIKSDDDTGLDAVVLVQAEQKNGKWVKSNHPENVVVSFAGTDLGKDPINDGVKADGGNIVFGSDPKKEAHYIVKKDAKDTSKTLGKYNATPSQDALLTTGDYKLITKTSQIDQADQLVKEVKRKYNGTSTIVSTTGHSLGGAEAEYSAVNNDIYAVAFNSPSVLKLHTDNKQKEINDGLYDPYLRSIINPDDMVGAGYWNEYDRHNGTTIYTKNPALSNFNRKQRLSGRWGDQIAKNLAYFIDTVIVRDPDTHGLNEANFTFDENGNITNVNGDELVYDKNMNAMLPAGAIGGGDAIKVTPKSAKKLAEKVDAMVEDLRTMKKEAQNAYQEHDEKVAELKTEFYGQVGHGFYDQLNAQDVTNTLEDIAQSYDKGPIFYDTQAEQSYIDSLQAAITDLEEIGGFLNKIADDFEEKDQMLANWLRL from the coding sequence ATGTCTGAAAACATTAATGTGCCAAAAATCAGTGATCGAGATTACTTTTATATAAGCCAAATATCTTATGATTATGAAACCATTAAAAATCATTTAAAAACACAAAAACCATTAAAATTAAAATCTTCTTCCCGGTGGTATGTTGACCAAATAAAATCAGACGATGACACAGGACTTGACGCGGTTGTATTAGTACAAGCAGAACAGAAAAACGGCAAATGGGTTAAATCAAATCATCCAGAAAATGTTGTCGTATCCTTTGCAGGAACCGATCTCGGAAAAGACCCGATCAATGATGGTGTAAAAGCTGACGGCGGCAACATTGTTTTTGGAAGCGACCCCAAAAAAGAAGCTCATTATATCGTTAAAAAGGACGCGAAAGACACGTCTAAAACACTCGGAAAATACAACGCAACACCTTCTCAAGACGCGCTGCTTACAACCGGAGACTATAAACTCATTACGAAAACATCGCAAATCGACCAAGCAGATCAGCTCGTTAAGGAAGTTAAAAGAAAGTATAACGGAACATCGACGATTGTTTCAACAACCGGTCATTCGCTTGGGGGCGCAGAAGCCGAATACAGTGCGGTAAATAATGATATTTATGCGGTCGCGTTTAACAGCCCTTCTGTTCTCAAACTACATACTGATAACAAGCAAAAAGAAATAAACGATGGCTTGTACGACCCTTACTTGAGGTCTATCATCAACCCGGACGATATGGTCGGAGCCGGCTACTGGAACGAGTATGACCGCCACAATGGGACCACAATTTACACAAAAAATCCCGCTCTATCGAATTTCAACCGCAAACAAAGACTTAGCGGGCGATGGGGTGACCAAATCGCTAAGAACCTTGCCTACTTTATAGACACAGTTATTGTTCGCGATCCAGATACACACGGTCTAAATGAGGCCAACTTTACGTTTGATGAAAACGGAAATATCACGAACGTAAACGGTGATGAGCTTGTATACGATAAAAATATGAATGCTATGCTGCCGGCTGGCGCGATCGGCGGCGGGGATGCCATTAAAGTCACTCCCAAAAGTGCGAAAAAACTGGCCGAAAAAGTTGACGCGATGGTCGAGGATCTGAGAACGATGAAAAAAGAAGCACAAAATGCTTATCAAGAGCACGATGAAAAAGTTGCTGAACTAAAAACGGAATTTTACGGTCAAGTTGGGCATGGCTTTTATGATCAGCTTAATGCACAGGATGTAACCAATACGTTAGAGGACATAGCCCAATCTTACGATAAAGGACCGATATTTTACGATACACAGGCAGAACAATCCTACATAGACTCATTGCAGGCAGCGATTACAGACCTGGAGGAGATAGGCGGCTTCTTGAATAAAATCGCCGATGACTTTGAGGAAAAAGATCAAATGCTTGCCAATTGGCTTAGATTATAG
- a CDS encoding NAD(P)/FAD-dependent oxidoreductase: MKKLVLIGGGYGNMRVLHRLLPNQLPDDVLITLIDRNPYHCLKTEYYALAAGTISDHHIRVSFPEHPRLDVQYGDISSIDIAQKQVLFHDREPISYDDAVIGLGCEDKYHNVPGAPEFTYSIQTIDQSRETYQKLNNLSANATVAIVGAGLSGVELASELRESRDDLNIILFDRGDLILSSFPERLSKYVQKWFEEHGVRIINRANITKVEEGVVYNHDDPISADAIVWTAGIQPNKVVRNLDVEKDAQGRIVLTPHHNLPGDEHLYVVGDCASLPHAPSAQLAEAQAEQIVQILQKRWNGEALPESMPQFKLKGVLGSLGKKSGFGLVADRPLIGRVPRMLKSGLLWMYKHHNG; encoded by the coding sequence ATGAAAAAATTGGTCTTGATCGGCGGAGGTTACGGGAATATGCGTGTTCTTCATCGCTTATTGCCAAACCAGCTGCCTGATGATGTTTTAATCACGTTAATTGACAGAAATCCTTATCACTGCTTGAAAACAGAATATTATGCCCTTGCCGCAGGCACAATTTCTGACCATCATATCAGAGTGTCATTCCCAGAGCACCCTCGCCTGGATGTCCAATACGGAGATATCTCATCAATTGATATTGCACAAAAACAAGTGCTGTTCCATGATCGTGAACCGATTTCTTACGATGACGCCGTGATCGGGCTCGGCTGTGAGGATAAATATCACAACGTGCCGGGAGCGCCTGAATTCACCTATAGCATTCAAACCATCGACCAGTCCCGAGAAACTTATCAAAAGCTGAATAACCTGAGCGCTAATGCCACTGTCGCCATTGTCGGCGCGGGCTTAAGCGGCGTTGAGCTTGCAAGTGAATTGAGGGAAAGCCGTGACGACCTGAACATTATTTTGTTTGACCGCGGCGATCTCATTTTATCAAGCTTTCCCGAGCGTTTGAGCAAATATGTGCAAAAATGGTTCGAAGAGCACGGTGTCCGCATTATTAACAGGGCAAATATCACCAAAGTAGAAGAAGGCGTTGTGTATAACCACGATGATCCGATTTCTGCGGACGCCATCGTATGGACCGCTGGCATACAGCCGAACAAAGTCGTCAGGAATTTAGATGTGGAGAAGGATGCACAAGGGCGTATCGTATTAACGCCGCATCACAATCTTCCCGGTGATGAACATTTGTACGTTGTCGGTGATTGCGCCAGCCTTCCTCATGCACCGAGCGCTCAGCTTGCAGAGGCTCAAGCAGAGCAGATTGTCCAAATCTTGCAAAAACGCTGGAATGGAGAAGCCCTTCCAGAGTCAATGCCGCAGTTTAAGCTGAAAGGCGTTCTTGGCTCACTTGGAAAAAAATCCGGCTTCGGCCTTGTTGCTGACCGTCCGCTGATCGGCCGTGTTCCGCGCATGCTGAAATCCGGCTTGCTGTGGATGTATAAACACCATAACGGTTAA
- a CDS encoding YuzB family protein, producing MNPMIEFCVSNLAHGSQEARAILEKDPNLDVLEYGCLSYCGKCMESLFALVNGEVVMGETPAELVENIYTFIEENPMF from the coding sequence ATGAATCCAATGATTGAATTTTGTGTCAGCAATCTGGCTCACGGCTCTCAGGAAGCCCGGGCGATTTTGGAGAAAGATCCAAACCTGGATGTCCTCGAATACGGCTGCTTAAGCTACTGCGGGAAATGCATGGAGTCGCTTTTCGCTCTTGTAAACGGAGAAGTCGTCATGGGTGAAACGCCTGCTGAGCTTGTTGAGAATATATATACATTTATTGAAGAAAACCCAATGTTTTGA
- a CDS encoding YuzD family protein: MTKPVMLSVYGAETICASCVNMPTAKDTYEWLEAALKRKYPNQPFAMQYIDIYEPPDNKQEKELAEKIRNDEYFYPLVLVEDKIVGEGNPTLKDVYKEMEKYGYTENR, translated from the coding sequence GTGACAAAACCAGTCATGCTCAGCGTCTACGGCGCAGAAACCATTTGTGCAAGCTGTGTCAATATGCCGACAGCCAAAGATACGTACGAGTGGCTTGAGGCTGCGCTGAAAAGAAAATATCCAAATCAGCCTTTTGCGATGCAATATATCGATATTTATGAGCCGCCTGACAATAAACAAGAGAAAGAGCTTGCGGAAAAAATCAGAAATGATGAGTATTTTTATCCTCTTGTTCTCGTAGAAGACAAAATTGTCGGTGAAGGCAATCCGACATTAAAAGACGTCTATAAGGAAATGGAGAAGTATGGGTATACAGAAAACCGCTGA
- the yumC gene encoding ferredoxin--NADP reductase 2 produces the protein MREDTTVYDITIIGGGPVGLFTAFYGGMRQASVKIIESLPQLGGQLSALYPEKYIYDVAGFPKIRAQELINNLKEQMAKFDQTICLEQAVESVEKQADGVFKLVTNEEIHYSKTVIITAGNGAFKPRKLELENAEQYEGKNLHYFVDDLQKFAGRRVAILGGGDSAVDWALMLEPIAKEVSIIHRRDKFRAHEHSVENLHASKVNVLTPFVPAELIGEDKIEQLVLEEVKGDRKEILEIDDLIVNYGFVSSLGPIKNWGLDIEKNSIVVKSTMETNIEGFFAAGDICTYEGKVNLIASGFGEAPTAVNNAKAYMDPKARVQPLHSTSLFENK, from the coding sequence ATGCGAGAGGATACAACGGTTTATGATATTACCATTATAGGCGGGGGACCGGTCGGCTTATTCACCGCTTTTTACGGAGGAATGAGACAGGCAAGCGTCAAAATTATCGAAAGCCTGCCTCAACTCGGCGGACAGCTTAGCGCCCTATACCCTGAAAAGTATATATATGATGTAGCGGGGTTCCCGAAAATCCGCGCACAAGAACTTATCAATAACCTAAAAGAGCAAATGGCGAAATTCGACCAAACCATTTGTCTGGAGCAAGCGGTTGAATCTGTTGAAAAACAAGCGGACGGCGTGTTTAAGCTTGTGACAAATGAAGAAATCCACTACTCCAAAACAGTGATCATCACTGCAGGAAACGGCGCATTCAAACCGAGAAAGCTGGAACTTGAAAATGCAGAGCAGTATGAAGGCAAAAACCTTCACTACTTCGTTGACGATTTGCAAAAATTCGCCGGCAGACGGGTTGCGATCCTTGGCGGCGGAGATTCAGCGGTTGACTGGGCGCTTATGCTTGAGCCAATCGCAAAAGAAGTATCCATCATTCACCGCCGCGATAAGTTCCGCGCGCACGAGCACAGTGTGGAAAACCTTCATGCGTCGAAGGTTAATGTCCTGACACCATTCGTCCCTGCGGAGCTGATCGGGGAAGACAAAATTGAACAGCTAGTGCTTGAAGAAGTGAAAGGCGATCGCAAAGAGATTTTAGAAATTGATGACTTAATCGTCAACTACGGTTTCGTTTCATCTCTTGGACCGATTAAAAACTGGGGTCTGGACATCGAGAAAAATTCTATTGTCGTCAAATCAACAATGGAAACAAACATCGAAGGCTTCTTTGCCGCAGGTGACATTTGCACATACGAAGGAAAAGTCAACCTGATCGCAAGCGGCTTCGGCGAGGCGCCGACAGCAGTGAACAACGCCAAAGCTTACATGGATCCAAAAGCCCGTGTACAGCCTCTTCACTCAACAAGTCTTTTTGAAAACAAATAA
- the dapF gene encoding diaminopimelate epimerase → MNSFRFTKMHGLGNSYIYVNQFEEQLPEEKLSEIAIQVSSVYTGIGSDGMILICPSDQAPVKMRIFNNDGSEGKNCGNGLRCVAKYAYEHKLVEETSFLIETLSGLVRAEVQVENGKVNVVTVDMGEPRLTKAELPMLDGGEEHTINETMAFGEVELTGTAVSMGNPHIVFPIADIEQAPLTTLGPVIEKDPRFPEGVNVEFVETVNDHELHFRVWERGSGITQACGTGACAAAVASVLNGVSKRNQDITVHLAGGDLVINWKDNGHVMMRGPAETVCEGVYFL, encoded by the coding sequence ATGAATTCATTTCGATTTACCAAAATGCACGGTCTGGGTAACAGCTATATCTATGTGAATCAATTTGAAGAGCAGCTCCCGGAAGAAAAACTGTCTGAGATTGCAATTCAGGTTTCTTCTGTTTATACAGGGATCGGTTCCGACGGAATGATCCTGATATGCCCTTCAGATCAAGCGCCTGTTAAAATGCGGATTTTTAATAATGACGGGTCTGAAGGGAAAAATTGCGGCAATGGTTTGCGTTGCGTCGCAAAATACGCGTATGAGCATAAGCTGGTTGAGGAAACATCTTTTCTGATTGAAACCCTCTCCGGGCTTGTGAGAGCGGAGGTTCAAGTTGAAAATGGGAAAGTGAATGTGGTTACTGTCGATATGGGCGAACCGCGCCTGACAAAAGCGGAGCTTCCGATGCTTGACGGCGGGGAAGAGCACACGATCAATGAAACGATGGCATTTGGTGAAGTTGAACTAACAGGCACTGCCGTTTCAATGGGAAATCCCCATATCGTTTTTCCGATCGCTGACATTGAACAGGCACCTCTGACGACACTAGGACCGGTGATTGAAAAAGATCCGAGATTTCCGGAAGGCGTCAATGTGGAATTCGTCGAAACCGTGAATGATCATGAGTTGCATTTCCGCGTCTGGGAACGGGGATCAGGTATTACTCAGGCATGCGGGACAGGAGCATGTGCAGCTGCGGTTGCATCTGTGTTAAACGGTGTATCAAAACGAAATCAGGACATCACGGTGCATTTAGCAGGCGGAGATTTGGTGATTAACTGGAAAGACAACGGCCATGTGATGATGAGAGGGCCGGCTGAGACCGTTTGCGAGGGTGTCTATTTTTTGTAA
- a CDS encoding DUF1433 domain-containing protein — MKYQHDKDKAEQELFNQAKDKMESYIKANYNNINQITYYNEYKINPMGGISVKGYLNGNKEKEFFGLYDETNDEIGVSSVDAEEKQECQEKECEY; from the coding sequence ATGAAGTACCAACACGATAAAGATAAAGCAGAACAAGAACTTTTTAACCAAGCGAAAGATAAAATGGAAAGCTATATAAAAGCCAATTACAACAATATAAATCAAATTACATACTATAATGAGTACAAAATAAATCCTATGGGCGGTATTTCTGTAAAAGGGTACTTGAATGGTAATAAGGAAAAAGAATTCTTTGGACTTTATGATGAAACTAATGACGAAATAGGAGTTTCGTCGGTGGATGCGGAAGAGAAGCAGGAATGTCAGGAGAAAGAGTGTGAATACTAG
- a CDS encoding DUF1433 domain-containing protein: MKKYLIILPLLIIAVGGMLMKHYVVKKEENALFEKANSKMSEYLHSEYNGIEKISYYDDYFIDPTGGITVEGYLNGDKTKEFDGLYDPVSDKIGSFSVDAEEKS, translated from the coding sequence TTGAAAAAATACCTTATTATTTTACCTTTGTTAATTATAGCCGTTGGAGGAATGCTTATGAAGCACTATGTGGTGAAAAAGGAAGAAAATGCTCTTTTTGAAAAAGCTAATAGTAAAATGAGTGAATACCTTCATAGTGAATACAACGGTATAGAGAAAATTTCTTATTACGATGATTATTTTATTGATCCAACTGGTGGAATTACCGTTGAGGGATATCTTAATGGCGATAAAACTAAAGAGTTTGATGGCTTATATGATCCTGTTAGTGACAAAATAGGAAGCTTCTCTGTGGATGCGGAAGAAAAGTCTTAA
- a CDS encoding YuiA family protein: MKTATTTASHACPFCSGKGYFQLILGGSETCPSCQGTGKDSHSFSSR, encoded by the coding sequence ATGAAAACTGCAACGACAACCGCTTCACATGCATGCCCATTTTGCTCAGGGAAAGGGTACTTTCAATTGATTCTCGGCGGTTCAGAGACTTGCCCATCTTGCCAGGGGACAGGAAAAGACAGTCATTCTTTTTCCAGCCGTTGA
- a CDS encoding NAD(P)/FAD-dependent oxidoreductase, with the protein MALNKPKIVILGAGYGGLMTVTRLTKFVGPNDADITLVNKHNYHYETTWMHEASAGTLHHDRCRYQIKDVINQSRVNFVQDTVKAIKIDEKKVVLANGELKYDYVVIGLGAVPETFGIKGLKEYAFPIANINTSRLLREHIELQFATYNTEAEKRPDRLTIVVGGAGFTGIEFLGELTARVPELCKEYDIDRSLVRIVCVEAAPTVLPGFDPELVDYAVHYLEENGVEFKIGTAVQECTPEGVRVGKKDEEPEQIKSQTVVWAAGVRGHPIVEEAGFENMRGRVKVNPDLRAPGHDNVFILGDSSLFMNEDTERPYPPTAQIAMQQGITVAKNLGRLIKGGDLEEFKPDIKGTVASLGEHNAVGVVYGRKLKGTPASFMKKVIDNRSLFLIGGLGLTLKKGKFKFF; encoded by the coding sequence ATGGCATTGAATAAGCCCAAAATCGTGATTTTAGGTGCAGGATATGGCGGATTGATGACGGTAACTAGGCTGACAAAGTTTGTCGGACCGAATGATGCTGATATTACGCTTGTCAATAAACACAATTATCATTATGAAACGACATGGATGCATGAAGCGAGCGCGGGTACGCTCCATCATGACCGCTGCCGTTATCAGATAAAAGATGTAATCAACCAGTCGCGGGTCAATTTTGTACAGGATACCGTAAAAGCAATCAAAATTGATGAGAAAAAAGTTGTGCTTGCGAATGGAGAGCTAAAGTACGATTATGTAGTCATCGGACTCGGAGCGGTGCCCGAGACGTTCGGTATTAAAGGTTTGAAAGAATATGCGTTTCCGATCGCTAACATCAACACGTCGCGCCTGCTGCGGGAACATATTGAGCTGCAGTTTGCGACTTACAATACGGAGGCGGAAAAACGGCCGGACAGGTTAACGATCGTTGTAGGCGGAGCCGGATTTACGGGGATTGAATTTCTCGGCGAGCTGACGGCCCGCGTGCCGGAGCTCTGCAAGGAGTATGACATTGACAGAAGCCTCGTACGAATCGTATGTGTGGAAGCCGCGCCGACCGTTTTGCCGGGCTTTGATCCTGAGCTTGTTGATTATGCCGTTCATTATCTTGAGGAAAACGGAGTTGAGTTTAAGATCGGCACCGCTGTGCAAGAATGTACACCGGAAGGAGTCAGAGTCGGGAAAAAAGATGAGGAACCAGAGCAAATCAAATCGCAAACCGTTGTATGGGCGGCAGGTGTCCGCGGCCATCCGATTGTAGAGGAAGCCGGTTTTGAAAATATGCGCGGCCGGGTCAAAGTCAATCCTGATCTTCGCGCACCCGGACATGACAATGTCTTTATTCTCGGCGACAGCTCGCTGTTTATGAATGAAGATACAGAGCGCCCGTATCCGCCGACTGCGCAAATTGCGATGCAGCAGGGAATAACGGTTGCTAAAAACCTTGGCAGGCTCATTAAAGGCGGAGATCTTGAGGAATTCAAACCGGACATTAAGGGAACGGTTGCTTCTCTTGGCGAGCATAACGCGGTTGGGGTCGTGTATGGCAGAAAGCTGAAAGGCACGCCGGCTTCGTTTATGAAAAAAGTCATCGATAACCGCTCGCTGTTTTTGATCGGCGGACTTGGACTGACGTTGAAAAAAGGCAAGTTTAAATTTTTCTAA